The Pseudomonas iranensis genome includes a window with the following:
- a CDS encoding peptidylprolyl isomerase has protein sequence MAKATARHILVSSEDKCNELKAQIEAGADFAEVAKANSSCPSSRQGGDLGSFGPGQMVKEFDTVVFSAPINVVQGPVKTQFGYHLLEVTSRQD, from the coding sequence ATGGCCAAAGCCACTGCCCGCCACATCCTGGTTTCCAGCGAAGACAAGTGCAACGAACTCAAGGCTCAGATCGAAGCCGGCGCCGATTTTGCTGAAGTCGCCAAAGCCAACTCCAGCTGCCCATCCAGCCGTCAGGGCGGTGACCTGGGTTCGTTCGGTCCTGGCCAGATGGTCAAGGAATTCGACACCGTGGTGTTCAGCGCGCCGATCAACGTCGTGCAAGGCCCGGTGAAGACCCAGTTCGGTTACCACCTGCTGGAAGTCACCAGCCGTCAGGACTGA
- a CDS encoding esterase/lipase family protein has protein sequence MQRNATTRYPILLVHGLFGFERIGHFELFHDVKSAMKAAGCRLFVPHLSATHDNEMRGEQLLSQMACVLRGTGAKKVNLIGHSQGALAARYAAALAPNVVASVTSVSGPNHGSELADFLRKALVPGKLPEVVAQNVATQFADLLSLLSGSVALPQNAVAALNALTTVGVGQFNDKFPQGLPHTWGGHGPEQVNGVRYYSWSGVVAQSRLPTLDPVQATCRALSQYFTTEPQQNDGFVGRFSSHLGQVIRSDYPMDHLASLRRSPGATASSPDPIELYVEHAQRLRAADL, from the coding sequence ATGCAACGGAATGCTACAACTCGTTATCCCATCCTGTTGGTCCACGGTCTGTTCGGGTTCGAGCGTATCGGTCATTTCGAGCTGTTCCATGACGTCAAATCCGCTATGAAAGCGGCTGGCTGTCGATTGTTTGTTCCACACCTTTCGGCCACCCATGACAATGAAATGCGGGGTGAGCAATTGCTGTCACAGATGGCCTGCGTGCTGCGAGGCACAGGCGCGAAGAAAGTCAACCTTATAGGACACAGTCAAGGTGCACTCGCTGCACGCTATGCGGCAGCGCTTGCACCAAACGTCGTCGCTTCAGTCACCTCCGTCAGTGGTCCGAACCATGGTTCGGAGCTCGCCGACTTCCTGCGCAAGGCACTGGTCCCGGGCAAGCTGCCGGAGGTCGTTGCACAAAACGTGGCGACGCAATTTGCCGATTTGTTGTCGCTGCTCAGTGGCAGCGTGGCACTGCCACAGAATGCGGTGGCTGCACTCAACGCACTGACCACCGTCGGCGTCGGGCAATTCAATGACAAATTCCCACAAGGACTGCCACACACCTGGGGCGGTCACGGCCCGGAGCAAGTCAACGGCGTGCGTTACTACTCGTGGAGCGGGGTTGTTGCGCAATCCAGGCTGCCGACGCTGGATCCGGTTCAAGCAACCTGCCGCGCCCTGTCGCAATATTTCACCACCGAACCCCAGCAGAATGACGGCTTCGTCGGACGCTTCAGTAGCCATCTCGGCCAAGTGATCCGCTCTGATTATCCAATGGATCACCTGGCGAGCTTGCGGCGCAGCCCGGGCGCAACCGCGTCTTCACCGGACCCTATCGAGCTGTACGTCGAGCATGCCCAGCGCCTGCGTGCGGCGGATCTTTGA
- the hbdH gene encoding 3-hydroxybutyrate dehydrogenase, producing MTTLSGKTALVTGSTSGIGLGIALTLAKAGANLILNGFGDSSKVTADVAQYGGKVGHHPADVSDPAQIADMVAYAEREFGGVDILVNNAGIQHVAAVEEFPVERWDSIIAINLSSVFHSTRLSLPGMRRKNWGRIINIASVHGQVGSTGKAAYVAAKHGVIGLTKVVGLETATSQVTCNAICPGWVLTPLVQKQIDDRAGKGVDPQQAQHDLLAEKQPSLEFVTPQHLGELVLFLCSEAGSQVRGAAWNIDGGWLAQ from the coding sequence ATGACCACTCTTTCCGGCAAGACAGCGTTGGTAACCGGCTCCACCAGCGGCATCGGCCTGGGCATCGCGCTGACTCTCGCGAAAGCGGGCGCCAACCTGATTCTCAATGGCTTCGGCGACTCCTCGAAGGTGACCGCCGACGTCGCTCAGTACGGCGGCAAGGTCGGCCATCATCCCGCCGATGTCAGCGACCCGGCACAGATTGCCGACATGGTCGCCTACGCCGAGCGCGAGTTTGGCGGCGTCGACATTCTGGTCAACAACGCCGGCATTCAGCACGTTGCGGCCGTAGAAGAGTTTCCTGTTGAGCGCTGGGATTCGATCATCGCGATCAACCTGTCATCGGTATTCCACAGCACGCGGTTGAGCCTGCCGGGCATGCGCCGCAAGAACTGGGGGCGCATCATCAATATCGCCTCGGTGCATGGCCAGGTCGGCTCTACCGGCAAAGCCGCGTATGTCGCCGCCAAGCATGGCGTGATCGGCCTGACCAAAGTGGTCGGGCTGGAAACTGCGACCAGTCAGGTGACTTGTAACGCAATCTGCCCCGGCTGGGTGTTGACGCCGCTGGTGCAGAAGCAGATCGATGATCGCGCGGGCAAAGGCGTCGACCCGCAGCAGGCGCAGCATGATCTGCTCGCCGAGAAACAGCCGTCGCTGGAGTTCGTCACACCGCAGCATCTGGGTGAGCTGGTGTTGTTCTTGTGCAGTGAAGCCGGCAGCCAGGTGCGCGGCGCGGCGTGGAATATTGATGGTGGGTGGCTGGCGCAATAA
- a CDS encoding extracellular solute-binding protein: MRLVFPTLMLTALALLTGAAGATAAPQHALTVYGEPAKYPAGFGHFDYTNPQAPKGGTMRRSAIEIGHFDHLLPYIDKGIGVTQIDGLLYSPLAQRSLDEPYTVYGLVAEKMERSDDGLSLRFFINPKARFADGKPITAEDVRYTYNLLMTQGSLRYRTQFADVKGVEIEAPLTVRFDFKSNENRTLPLDIATLPVFPEHWWKSRDFAGGGGYEPPLGSGPYRVGKVDSGRSITFERNGDWWGKDLPVSRGLYNFDHFSIEYFGDTDVARQVLRGGAYDYNREFSATGYSIGYDSPALSDGRLQKAHLATEAPQSAQGFVFNLQKPMFQDRRVRQALAMLWDFEWSNRQMMRNVYIRQQSYFSNTDLAARQLPDAQELKILEPLRGQVPEEVFSKVFEAPKTDGSGIIRDKQLQALQLLEQAGWKPDGDQLVNGAGEPLSFTFLVSQNGMDRLLLPYKRTLKQIGIELNIRRIDASQYVNRLMSRDYDMIVTGYPVTTSPGGELLNYFGSAAANDPGANNYMVLKNPAVDTLINGLIRASTQSDMLHYAHALDRVLQWNYYWIPNYYPPGTSTVWWNRFGIPTVQASNDEAIESWWEISRTPLTNQQMTAEKISRGRPGGPH; the protein is encoded by the coding sequence ATGCGACTGGTTTTTCCCACACTGATGCTCACCGCCCTCGCCCTGCTCACGGGCGCCGCCGGTGCGACCGCTGCCCCGCAACACGCACTGACCGTTTACGGCGAACCGGCCAAATACCCCGCCGGCTTCGGCCATTTCGACTACACCAATCCGCAGGCGCCGAAGGGTGGGACGATGCGGCGCTCGGCAATCGAAATCGGCCACTTCGATCATCTGCTGCCCTATATAGACAAAGGCATCGGCGTGACGCAGATCGACGGCCTGCTGTATTCGCCGCTGGCCCAGCGCTCGCTGGATGAGCCCTACACGGTGTACGGTCTGGTGGCGGAGAAAATGGAACGCTCGGACGACGGTCTGTCGCTGCGTTTCTTCATCAATCCGAAGGCGCGTTTTGCCGATGGCAAACCGATCACCGCCGAGGACGTTCGCTACACCTACAACCTGCTGATGACCCAGGGCAGCCTGCGTTATCGCACCCAGTTTGCCGACGTCAAAGGCGTCGAGATCGAGGCGCCGCTGACCGTGCGCTTCGACTTCAAAAGCAACGAAAACCGCACCCTGCCCCTGGATATCGCGACCCTGCCGGTGTTCCCCGAACACTGGTGGAAGAGTCGCGATTTCGCCGGCGGCGGTGGTTATGAGCCGCCGCTGGGCAGCGGGCCGTACCGTGTTGGCAAGGTCGACTCCGGGCGCAGCATCACTTTCGAACGCAATGGCGACTGGTGGGGCAAGGACCTGCCGGTCAGTCGCGGCCTGTACAACTTCGACCATTTCAGTATCGAGTACTTCGGCGACACCGACGTCGCCCGTCAGGTGCTGCGTGGCGGTGCCTATGACTACAACCGCGAGTTTTCCGCGACCGGCTATTCGATCGGCTACGACAGTCCCGCCCTCAGCGATGGCCGTTTACAGAAGGCCCACCTCGCCACTGAAGCGCCGCAATCGGCCCAGGGTTTCGTGTTCAATCTGCAAAAGCCGATGTTCCAGGACCGCCGGGTACGCCAGGCACTGGCGATGCTCTGGGACTTCGAATGGAGCAACCGGCAGATGATGCGCAACGTCTATATCCGCCAGCAGAGCTACTTTTCCAATACCGATCTCGCCGCCCGGCAGTTGCCCGACGCTCAAGAGCTGAAGATTCTCGAACCGCTGCGCGGTCAGGTGCCTGAGGAAGTGTTCAGCAAAGTCTTCGAGGCGCCGAAGACCGACGGCAGCGGCATCATCCGTGACAAGCAGTTGCAAGCCCTGCAACTGCTTGAGCAGGCCGGCTGGAAACCGGATGGCGATCAACTGGTCAACGGCGCCGGCGAGCCGCTGAGCTTCACTTTTCTGGTCAGCCAGAACGGCATGGACCGCCTGCTGTTGCCCTACAAGCGCACGCTGAAGCAGATCGGCATCGAGCTGAATATCCGTCGCATCGACGCCTCGCAATACGTCAATCGCCTGATGAGTCGCGACTATGACATGATCGTCACCGGCTATCCCGTTACCACGTCTCCGGGCGGTGAGTTGCTCAACTATTTCGGCTCGGCAGCGGCCAACGATCCCGGCGCGAACAATTACATGGTGTTGAAAAACCCGGCGGTCGACACCTTGATCAACGGCCTGATCCGCGCCTCTACTCAGTCGGACATGCTGCATTACGCCCATGCGCTGGACCGGGTGCTGCAATGGAATTACTACTGGATTCCCAACTATTACCCGCCGGGCACCTCGACCGTGTGGTGGAACCGCTTCGGCATTCCCACGGTGCAGGCGAGCAATGACGAAGCCATCGAGAGCTGGTGGGAAATCAGCCGCACGCCACTGACCAATCAGCAGATGACCGCCGAGAAAATCAGTCGCGGCAGACCCGGAGGGCCGCACTGA
- a CDS encoding ABC transporter permease: protein MFKLSPLGRRRFERFKKNRRGWWSLWLFIGLFLLTLGGELIANDKPLMVSYQGQWYFPVFKRHTEQEFGGQLPFQADYRSDYVQNLIRKDGGWLLFPPIPFSDDTPNYDLNKPAPSPPTSVNWLGTDDQARDVLARVIFGARVSILFALMLTFVSALIGIAAGALQGYYGGWVDLLGQRVLEVWSGLPVLYLLIILSGFVEPNFWWLLGIMALFSWLALVDVVRAEFLRGRNLEYVKAARALGLTDRKVIFRHILPNAMNATLSYLPFILTGAISTLTALDFLGFGMPAGSASLGELIGQGKQNLQAPWLGLTAFFTLALILSLLVFIGEALRDAFDPRS from the coding sequence ATGTTCAAGCTCTCGCCTTTGGGTCGTCGCCGTTTCGAACGCTTCAAGAAAAACCGTCGTGGCTGGTGGTCGCTGTGGCTGTTCATCGGCCTGTTCCTGCTGACGCTGGGTGGCGAATTGATCGCCAACGACAAACCGTTGATGGTCAGTTATCAGGGCCAATGGTACTTCCCGGTGTTCAAGCGCCATACCGAACAGGAATTCGGCGGGCAACTGCCGTTCCAGGCCGATTACCGCAGCGATTACGTGCAGAATCTGATTCGCAAGGACGGCGGCTGGTTGCTGTTCCCGCCGATTCCGTTCAGCGATGACACGCCCAACTATGACCTGAACAAACCGGCACCGAGCCCACCAACATCGGTCAACTGGCTGGGCACCGATGATCAGGCGCGCGATGTGCTGGCGCGGGTCATCTTTGGTGCTCGAGTGTCGATTCTGTTTGCCCTGATGCTGACCTTTGTCAGCGCGCTGATCGGCATCGCCGCCGGCGCGTTGCAGGGCTATTACGGCGGCTGGGTCGATTTGCTCGGGCAGCGCGTGCTGGAAGTCTGGTCGGGGCTGCCGGTGTTGTATCTGCTGATCATCCTTTCCGGGTTCGTCGAGCCGAATTTCTGGTGGCTGCTGGGGATCATGGCGCTGTTTTCCTGGTTGGCGCTGGTGGACGTGGTGCGCGCCGAGTTCCTGCGCGGGCGCAATCTGGAATACGTCAAAGCCGCACGCGCCCTGGGCCTGACTGACCGCAAGGTGATCTTCCGGCACATTCTGCCCAACGCAATGAACGCGACGCTCAGCTACCTGCCGTTCATTCTGACCGGGGCGATTTCAACGCTGACCGCGCTGGATTTCCTCGGCTTCGGCATGCCGGCCGGCAGTGCCTCGCTGGGTGAACTGATCGGTCAGGGCAAGCAGAACCTGCAAGCGCCGTGGCTGGGTTTGACAGCGTTCTTCACCCTGGCGTTGATCCTTTCGTTATTGGTATTCATTGGCGAAGCGTTGCGCGACGCTTTTGACCCTCGATCCTGA
- a CDS encoding ABC transporter ATP-binding protein — protein sequence MTENLIEIRNLNVAFHGQTVVRDLCLDIRPGECLALVGESGSGKSVTAHSILQLLPESEAQTRGSIRYRGQELLGADPKVLRELRGNRIAMIFQEPMTSLNPLHTIEKQIGETLLLHRGLGGKQAQQRILELLGLVGIQKPKERLKAYPHQLSGGQRQRVMIAMALACEPELLIADEPTTALDVTVQRKILLLLKSLQQRLGMSLLLISHDLNLVRSIAQRVCVMKAGEIVEQAPCETLFTEPKHPYSCVLLNAEPEGEALPRDERENVLEVADLHVDFQVGGGLFRRKQYLRAVDGISLNIQRGKTLGIVGESGSGKSTLGQAILRLLDSEGSIRFQGEALDGLNQKQLRPWRRQMQVVFQDPFGSLSPRMSVAQIISEGLEVHCESTANECDEQVIRVLREVGLDPESRHRYPHEFSGGQRQRIAIARALVLKPALILLDEPTSALDRTVQKQVVALLRDLQEKYGLTYLFISHDLAVVRALAHDMIVIKDGQVVERGASHDVFDNPQHPYTKELLAAAHPG from the coding sequence ATGACTGAAAACCTGATTGAAATCCGCAACCTCAATGTCGCCTTCCATGGCCAGACCGTGGTGCGTGACCTGTGCCTGGATATCCGCCCCGGTGAGTGCCTGGCGCTGGTCGGCGAATCGGGCTCGGGGAAATCGGTGACCGCGCATTCGATCCTGCAACTGCTGCCCGAGAGTGAAGCGCAAACCCGTGGCAGCATCCGCTATCGCGGGCAAGAATTGCTCGGTGCTGATCCGAAGGTCTTGCGAGAACTGCGCGGCAATCGCATCGCCATGATCTTTCAGGAGCCGATGACTTCGCTCAATCCGTTGCACACCATCGAAAAGCAGATTGGCGAAACCCTGTTGCTGCACCGTGGCCTCGGCGGCAAACAAGCGCAGCAGCGCATTCTCGAATTGCTCGGACTGGTCGGCATTCAAAAGCCCAAGGAACGGTTGAAAGCCTATCCGCATCAGCTCTCTGGCGGGCAACGGCAACGGGTGATGATCGCGATGGCCCTGGCCTGCGAACCGGAGTTGTTGATTGCCGACGAGCCGACCACGGCGCTGGATGTCACCGTGCAGCGCAAGATTCTCCTGCTGCTCAAGTCCTTGCAACAGCGGCTCGGCATGTCGCTTCTGCTGATCAGTCACGATCTCAATCTGGTGCGCAGCATCGCGCAGCGGGTGTGCGTAATGAAAGCAGGTGAGATCGTCGAGCAGGCGCCCTGCGAAACCCTGTTTACCGAACCCAAACACCCTTACAGCTGCGTGCTGTTGAACGCAGAGCCGGAAGGTGAAGCCCTGCCCCGTGACGAACGTGAAAATGTGCTGGAAGTCGCTGACCTGCACGTCGATTTCCAGGTCGGCGGCGGATTGTTCAGGCGCAAGCAGTATCTGCGCGCTGTCGATGGCATCAGTCTGAATATTCAGCGCGGCAAGACCTTGGGCATTGTTGGCGAGTCTGGTTCGGGCAAGTCGACGCTGGGTCAGGCGATCCTGCGTTTGCTGGACTCCGAGGGCAGCATTCGTTTTCAGGGCGAAGCGCTGGACGGCCTCAATCAAAAGCAGCTGCGGCCGTGGCGGCGGCAGATGCAGGTGGTGTTTCAGGACCCGTTTGGCAGCCTCAGCCCGCGCATGTCGGTGGCACAGATCATCAGCGAAGGTCTCGAAGTGCATTGCGAGTCGACGGCCAATGAGTGTGATGAGCAAGTGATTCGCGTGCTCAGGGAAGTGGGGCTCGATCCGGAAAGCCGCCATCGCTACCCGCATGAATTTTCCGGCGGCCAACGCCAGCGCATCGCCATCGCCCGGGCCTTGGTGCTGAAACCGGCGCTGATCCTGCTCGATGAACCGACCTCGGCCCTCGACCGCACCGTACAGAAACAGGTGGTCGCCCTGCTCCGTGATTTGCAGGAAAAATACGGTTTGACCTACCTGTTCATCAGCCATGATCTGGCCGTGGTGCGCGCGTTGGCCCACGACATGATCGTGATCAAGGACGGCCAGGTGGTCGAGCGTGGTGCCAGTCACGACGTGTTTGACAACCCGCAGCATCCCTACACCAAAGAGCTGTTGGCGGCGGCGCATCCGGGGTAG
- a CDS encoding GntP family permease: MSVIIALAALTLLMLAAYRGYSVILFAPIAALGAVLLTDPSAVAPAFTGVFMDKMVGFIKLYFPVFLLGAVFGKLIELSGFSRSIVAAAIRLLGTKQAMLVIVLVCALLTYGGVSLFVVVFAVYPFAAEMFRQSNIPKRLIPATIALGAFSFTMDALPGTPQIQNIIPSTFFNTTAWAAPWLGVIGTIFVFCAGMLFLQRQRNKAQRAGEGYGTELRNEPETAEDLKLPNPWIALSPLLAVGIMNLLFTQWIPQWYGKTHSLALPGMAAPVTTEIAKLTAIWAVQAALLVGILMVLAFGFKAIKSKLAEGSKSAVSGALLAAMNTASEYGFGAVIASLPGFLVLADWLKQIPNPLVNEAITVTLLAGITGSASGGMSIALAAMSEQFISAAHAANIPLEVLHRVAAMASGGMDTLPHNGAVITLLAVTGLTHREAYKDIFCITLIKTLAVFVVIGTFYATGIV, translated from the coding sequence ATGAGTGTGATCATTGCCTTGGCAGCCCTGACGCTGCTGATGCTCGCCGCCTACCGTGGCTACAGCGTCATCCTCTTTGCCCCGATCGCCGCCCTCGGCGCGGTCCTGCTCACCGATCCGTCCGCCGTTGCCCCTGCTTTCACCGGGGTGTTCATGGACAAAATGGTCGGTTTCATCAAGCTCTATTTCCCGGTATTCCTGCTCGGCGCGGTGTTCGGCAAGCTCATCGAACTGTCCGGTTTCTCGCGCTCGATCGTCGCCGCTGCGATTCGCCTGCTTGGCACCAAACAAGCGATGCTGGTGATCGTGCTGGTGTGTGCCCTGCTCACCTACGGCGGCGTGTCGTTGTTCGTCGTCGTCTTCGCTGTTTACCCGTTTGCAGCGGAGATGTTCCGCCAGAGCAATATTCCCAAACGCCTGATCCCGGCGACCATTGCCCTCGGCGCATTCTCGTTCACCATGGACGCCCTGCCCGGCACGCCGCAGATCCAGAACATCATCCCCAGCACCTTCTTCAACACCACCGCATGGGCGGCGCCGTGGCTGGGGGTGATCGGCACGATTTTCGTGTTCTGCGCCGGCATGCTGTTTCTGCAGCGCCAACGCAACAAGGCGCAACGTGCCGGCGAAGGTTACGGCACTGAACTGCGCAACGAACCGGAAACCGCCGAAGACCTGAAGCTGCCCAACCCGTGGATTGCCCTGTCGCCATTGCTGGCGGTGGGCATCATGAACCTGCTCTTCACCCAGTGGATTCCGCAGTGGTACGGCAAGACCCACAGCCTAGCGCTGCCGGGCATGGCCGCGCCGGTCACTACCGAAATCGCCAAGCTCACGGCGATCTGGGCGGTGCAGGCGGCGTTGCTGGTCGGCATCCTCATGGTGCTGGCGTTCGGCTTCAAGGCGATTAAAAGCAAGCTCGCCGAAGGCAGCAAAAGTGCGGTCAGCGGTGCGTTGCTCGCGGCCATGAACACCGCGTCTGAATACGGCTTTGGTGCGGTAATCGCTTCGCTGCCGGGCTTTTTGGTGCTGGCCGACTGGCTCAAGCAGATTCCCAATCCGTTGGTCAACGAAGCGATTACCGTGACACTGCTCGCCGGCATTACCGGATCGGCGTCGGGCGGCATGAGCATCGCGCTGGCGGCGATGTCCGAGCAGTTCATCAGTGCAGCGCACGCGGCGAATATCCCGCTGGAAGTGCTGCACCGCGTGGCCGCGATGGCCAGCGGCGGCATGGACACCCTGCCGCACAACGGCGCGGTGATCACCCTGCTGGCGGTGACCGGGTTGACCCACCGCGAAGCCTACAAAGACATTTTCTGTATTACGCTGATCAAGACCCTCGCGGTTTTCGTGGTGATCGGCACTTTCTACGCCACTGGCATTGTGTGA
- a CDS encoding microcin C ABC transporter permease YejB, with protein sequence MWGYILRRLLLIIPTLVIILLVNFVIIQAAPGGPVEQAIAHLQGIGGASVGGGAGETSSNASRASRGLDPQLIKDIEKQYGFDKPAHERLWLMLKNYAQLDFGKSFFRGATVTDLILEKMPVTISLGLWATLITYLVSIPLGIRKAVHHGSHFDIWSSTAIIIGYAMPAFLFAMFLIVVFAGGTSLNWFPVRGLVSDNFESLSTLGKIADYFWHLVLPVTALVIGGFATLTILTKNSFLNEITRQYVVTARAKGLSERRVLYGHVFRNAMLLVVSGIPQAFISVFFAGSLLIEVIFSLDGLGRMSYEAAVSRDYPVVFGSLFIFTLFGLLIKLIGDLCYTLVDPRIDFAARNA encoded by the coding sequence ATGTGGGGTTACATACTGCGGCGCCTGCTGCTGATCATTCCGACGCTCGTGATCATCCTGCTGGTCAATTTCGTCATCATCCAAGCCGCGCCCGGCGGACCAGTGGAACAAGCCATCGCCCATCTGCAAGGCATTGGCGGCGCCAGTGTCGGCGGCGGAGCCGGCGAGACATCGAGCAACGCTTCGCGCGCCAGCCGTGGTCTCGACCCGCAACTGATCAAGGACATCGAAAAACAGTACGGCTTCGACAAACCGGCCCACGAGCGTCTGTGGCTGATGCTGAAGAATTACGCGCAACTGGACTTCGGCAAGAGCTTCTTCCGTGGCGCAACAGTCACCGACCTGATTCTGGAAAAGATGCCGGTGACGATTTCGCTCGGACTGTGGGCGACACTGATCACCTATCTGGTGTCGATCCCGCTGGGCATCCGCAAGGCTGTGCACCACGGCAGCCATTTCGATATCTGGAGCAGCACGGCGATCATCATCGGTTACGCCATGCCGGCGTTTCTGTTCGCGATGTTCCTGATCGTGGTATTCGCCGGCGGTACTTCGTTGAACTGGTTTCCGGTGCGCGGACTGGTTTCGGACAACTTCGAATCGCTATCGACCCTGGGCAAGATCGCCGATTACTTCTGGCATCTGGTGCTGCCGGTCACCGCGCTGGTGATCGGTGGATTCGCGACCTTGACGATCCTTACAAAAAACTCGTTCCTCAATGAAATCACCCGACAGTACGTAGTGACGGCCCGCGCCAAAGGCTTGAGCGAACGCCGCGTGCTGTACGGACACGTGTTTCGCAACGCCATGCTGTTGGTGGTTTCGGGGATACCTCAGGCGTTCATCAGTGTGTTCTTCGCTGGCTCACTGCTGATCGAAGTGATCTTCTCCCTCGATGGCCTTGGGCGCATGAGTTACGAAGCAGCGGTATCGCGGGACTATCCAGTGGTGTTCGGTTCACTGTTCATCTTCACCCTGTTCGGCCTGCTGATAAAACTGATCGGCGACCTCTGCTACACCCTGGTCGACCCGCGTATCGACTTTGCCGCGAGGAATGCCTGA
- a CDS encoding sigma-54 interaction domain-containing protein, producing the protein MNTTESLKDYQRVRTLAIRSLFEIIEQSSEGTVIVDRDANIVWMNERYARRFGLDSAAGAIGKPCESVIPGSLLREVVRTGRPILLDMQDTPKEPLVVMRLPIHDDAGSVIGAIGFALFDELRTLSPMLKRYLSMQEELASTRSLLRARQTKYNFAHFIGTSAASLEVKRRARRSASADSPVLLLGETGTGKELLAQAIHSASPRAHKAFVSINSAAIPEALLEAEFFGTAPGAFTGADRKGRTGKLQIAQGGTLFLDEIGDMPLPLQSKLLRVLQEKEFEPVGSNEVIQSDVRVIAATSTDLQAAIKRGEFRADLYYRLNVLPIQVPPLRERLDDLPALSEAILEELRSQHELHRDALALLGQHAWPGNIRELRNVLERAALLSDDLMLTEQDIRGAIGTFTPVERTSEPSMQASAGETFAQARARFDRQLIESTLAQCAGKVPEAAVRLGLGRSTLYKKMAALGIAESTYRDI; encoded by the coding sequence ATGAACACCACCGAAAGCCTCAAGGACTACCAACGAGTCCGCACTCTGGCGATCCGTTCGCTGTTCGAGATCATCGAGCAATCCAGTGAGGGCACGGTGATTGTTGACCGCGATGCGAATATCGTCTGGATGAACGAACGCTACGCCCGGCGCTTCGGTCTCGATTCAGCGGCCGGCGCTATCGGCAAACCCTGCGAAAGCGTGATCCCCGGCAGCCTGCTGCGCGAGGTGGTACGCACCGGTCGGCCGATTCTGCTGGATATGCAGGACACGCCAAAGGAACCGCTGGTGGTGATGCGCCTGCCGATCCACGACGATGCCGGCAGCGTAATCGGCGCCATCGGTTTCGCTCTGTTCGACGAGTTGCGTACGCTGTCGCCGATGCTCAAGCGTTACCTGAGCATGCAGGAAGAACTGGCCTCGACCCGCTCGCTGCTGCGTGCGCGGCAGACCAAATACAACTTCGCCCATTTCATCGGCACCAGCGCCGCCAGCCTCGAAGTCAAACGCCGCGCCAGGCGCAGTGCCAGCGCTGATTCGCCGGTTTTGCTGCTGGGAGAAACCGGCACCGGTAAAGAGTTGCTTGCCCAAGCGATCCACAGCGCCTCGCCACGCGCGCACAAGGCTTTCGTCAGTATCAACAGCGCAGCGATTCCCGAGGCGCTGCTGGAAGCCGAGTTCTTTGGCACGGCACCCGGCGCATTTACCGGCGCTGATCGCAAGGGCCGCACCGGTAAATTACAAATCGCTCAGGGCGGCACGCTGTTTCTCGATGAGATCGGCGATATGCCGCTGCCGCTGCAAAGCAAACTGCTGCGCGTGTTGCAGGAAAAGGAGTTCGAGCCGGTCGGCTCCAATGAAGTGATTCAGAGCGATGTGCGGGTAATCGCCGCGACGTCGACGGATTTGCAGGCTGCGATCAAGCGCGGCGAATTTCGCGCCGATTTGTACTACCGCCTCAACGTATTGCCAATCCAGGTGCCGCCGCTGCGTGAACGTCTCGATGATCTGCCGGCGCTGAGCGAGGCGATTCTCGAAGAACTGCGCAGCCAGCATGAATTGCACCGCGATGCGCTGGCGTTGCTCGGCCAGCATGCCTGGCCGGGCAACATCCGTGAGTTGCGCAACGTGCTGGAGCGGGCGGCGTTGCTCAGTGATGATCTGATGCTGACCGAGCAGGATATTCGCGGCGCGATTGGCACCTTTACTCCGGTTGAGCGGACGTCCGAGCCGAGCATGCAAGCCTCCGCTGGGGAGACATTTGCACAGGCGCGGGCGCGGTTTGATCGGCAGTTGATCGAGTCGACCCTGGCGCAGTGCGCGGGGAAAGTGCCGGAGGCGGCGGTTCGGCTGGGGCTGGGGCGGTCGACGCTGTACAAGAAAATGGCTGCGCTGGGGATCGCAGAGTCTACATATAGAGACATCTGA